A stretch of DNA from Streptococcus sp. NPS 308:
TCTTTCCTAGACAACCCATTTTTGGGGGTACCTATATGATAAACTTTAGTAATTAATGGTATATCTTTGCTAATTACTAATTCCGTTTGTTGTTCTTTGTTACTTAGAACCCGTTTTTTCTTAACATTTACCGTCACATAACTAGCTTGAATATCTCGTAATTGTCGCTGACCTTCAAGCATTGTATTATCATAGACTTCTATCGTCTTGATCTGAAGCAACTTTCCTTCATCTGGTGAAGCAAGATTTAGAAACGGTGTTCTATTTTTTACTAACTCACGAACTTTTTCACGGTCAGTGACGACTGTTTTATTTTCAGATTCAGTAACCTCGACTGTATAGTAACTTGAGTTAGGAATTTTTTGTGTTGTAGCTTTGGAATCAGTAGCAAGATTCTCAGCTGAGTTCGCACTTGGTGCTACTTCACTAATGTTTGGTTGAGTTCCTATTTTCTTCGTTCCAATCAGAAGAACTTTATTTTGAGGTTCTTCTCTTGTTTCTGAGATTGTTTCCTGTACAGTTTCTACATTATCCACTAGGGTAATCTTTTTAGTAGAAACTTTCTTCCCAAGTTTCCCTTCTGTTTCTACCTTAGTCTCACCTTCAGCTAAAGAGCTATCCTTCTTAACAACCACTTCAAACGGAATGTCTTCTGTAGAGCGTATAGTACGAATAACTTTTTTGGCTTTAACTATTGTGGACTCTGCAATAGTTTCCAAGCTAGAGCTTGAAGTCTCAACTGGAGCTGGAATTTCTTCTTTTTTATCCTCTCTTACTGATGATTCTGTTGAAGGTGCTGTTCCTAGATTTTCAATTTCTGAATTTTTTTCAACTGTTTGTTTAGCAGGGGTTGGGGTAGTTTTAGCTGGCGTCTCATCTTCCACAACTTCCTCAGACAATATTTCCACTAATGTAGATGGGATGACAACATTTGTTCCCTTAAGAATGTCAGCAGTTGTTTTTTCTTCATATACAGTATCTTTCTTGTAAACTTCAGTTACAGTTCGAATTATAACTGGCTGACCATTCTGAACTTCTCGTGTTTCAACAGGTTGACTCGTGCTAACTTTTATATAACCAGTGACATCTTCTAAAGTTTTCCCAGAATCATCCACTTTAATAATTTTATCAATAACTTTAGGGTCTACAGGCTTAACTGGTTCATCTTCTTTTGGTGGCATTATTGGTTTAATAGGCTCCACTTTACCACTACTACCATCATCAATAGCATCTTTCCCAGGATTATCCGTTGGAACAATAGTATCCTGAATTTTATTTTCCTTTGCTGGAAGTGAAGTTGCAGGTGTAGTTGGATTCATATCTAGATCTTTTCCATCAATGTAACCTACAAACCGATATCCAGAAATATTCACTTTACCATCTGGGAGAGTTGTACCTACTGTTATCATTTCGGTATGGTTATAGTTAGATAAAGTAGCAACAGTCAAAGCAGATACAGTTGTTACCGTCAAAGCTCCTCCAACCAAAGAGATTGACAAAATACTCTTGACAATCTTCTTATCTGAGTTACCAGATTTTTTTATGATATAAGCAACCAACAGTAGACCTGTTCCAATAATAGAAGCCAAGGACAATGCATTACTTCCAGTATCTGGTAAAATATTATTTGTAGTATCTCTACGATAGATAACAAACAAATCTGAACCATCTACAAGATCCTTTGGTAACTCGTTTACAATAAGTTTTTTCTCTATTTCTGTTAGCTCATCCATAGTAGCATATTTATAGTTTACTGTAATATCTGTTTCAGTAGCTGAAGCTGTTTCAAGAGGAAGTGAAGAAAAGCCAATAATCCCAATAACTGCAGACACTGCCCCAATGCCTGAAACTTTTCTGAGACTAAACCTTCTTCTGCGTTCATATACATTTAACTTATCTTTTTGTTTCATATTTATCTCCTTTTATATCGATATTCCAGTTCCGTATATTTAAAACAAAAATTCTCACATCATTCATATTTTACAACCAATACAACTATTTTGTCAAGCGCTTTCATTTTTCGTTAGCAAATTAAGAACAAATCAAATTGTTCAGTTCAAGTTAGACAGCAAGAAGAATTTCTCTGAGCGACTTGTAGTACAATCATTTTTTAGGATAGTTGTTATTCCAATTTTCAATGAAAGCGACTTCTTTGGGAGTCGTTTTCTTAGTTCATTTATGTAACCATCTATGAATGAGCCTGTTGTGATTGTCATTAGTTCTTCTTTCCAAAGAGGAACAGGGATATGCATAGTAGATATGTTTCTTAGAAAACACATCAGACAAGTGGTTGAATCCTGTTCAATTATCTGTCGTGATGGAAAGAATTTAATGCTGTTTTAAGATGAATTTTAGAGCCTGATTGACAGAATCAGCGCTTTTATTTGAAATCAATAAGACTGTCTCACGTTTGATTTCAGTATGGACAGTTTAAAGAGCTCTTTTCCAAGTAAAGAAGCAATTTTTCTATTTGATTCCCCTTCTTTTTTCCCGACCTTCATGTATGTTTATTTTACTTTTTTGGCTAACATGGTCGCAAAGCGTAGTTGAATGCGATTGCCATTTTCATCACGACGGTGCAGATGTCCTGGATTTTCATTGTACTTGACCAACTCCCAATCCTTGTAGTAGTCCGCCAACTCCCCTTCTTTAAAAGTGAATGGGAAGTTGACTGAGCAAGGATAATCCTCTGTATCCATGGCACAGACGATAAGGTTATAGCCACCGACCGTGGTGTGTTGCTGCATATTTTGGATAATAGCTGGAATACGGTCCGCTTGAAGAAACATGAGAACAACTGTCGATACTATGAAATCATAGTCTCGGCTAATGCTGGCTGAATTGATATCATAAAGTCCTACAGGCATGTCTAGATCCTCTTGCTCTACGATGCTTTGCAAGATTTCAAGGGACAATTCATTTTGATCCACAGCTGTCACATCAAAACCATTCTGTGCAAGAAAGAGAGAGTTACGGCCTTGACCACAACCCAAATCCAAGGCTCTTCCTGGTTTCACCGTCTGCATGGCCTCTAGGACCTCTGAATGGACTGGATTGGTCTGGTATTTCTTAGGGAAATAATCCTCAGGTTTACAATAAAATTCCAAGTACCATTCTACATCGTCTGTTGCCGCCTCTACTCGGTGCCAAGCTTGCGGTTGCGCCATAGGGTTGTCTGCACCTGCCTCAAAGAGGTGCTCAGCTAGAACCTCACCATCTTCGGTTAATTCAATAAACTTGAGTGCCCCCTTCAAGACAGTAATTTTTCCCCAAGTGCCGACTTTAGTATTGTGCTTTTGCTGAACAGCTTCAGGCATGGTCTGTTTATTCCACAAGGGCATCCGTTTATAGGCAATTAGTTTTTCCATTATTATTCCTCTTCTTATCTCTGGTTCACAGCTTTCATCACACGCGCGATGTCGCGGTTTTGTTCACGTCGCTTGATCGACTCCCGTTTGTCATAGTCATGTTTCCCTTTGGCAAGTCCTAAAAGGAGCTTAGCGTATCCATCTTTGAGATAGACTTTGAGGGGTACAAGGGTCATTCCTGTCCCTTTGGTCTCTTGTTCCAATTTTTGAATTTGCTTCTTATGGAGCAGGAGTTTGCGACGGCGTTCTGGTTCCTGATTCCAGATATTGCCCTCTTCGTAAGGAGCGATATGAACATTGCTCAGCCAGACTTCTCCATTTTTTACTTGGGCAAAGCCGTCCTTGAGATTGATTCGAGCAGCTCGAACGCTCTTGATCTCCGTTCCTGTCAGGACCATTCCTGCCTCTAGCGTATCTACGATTGTATAGTCGTGGTGCGCCTTTTTATTTTGTGCGACGACCTTTCCCTCGCCCTTTGCCATGCTTGGCTCCTTTCTTAGCTACTTCCTTGTAAAAAGGTTTCTTGCCTTTTTTCTTTCTATCTTTTTGTGAATGCTTTTGCTTATCATTTGAGCGTCCTGATTTTCTCTTGTCTTCCTTCTTGTCTGAACGACGACTTGAACCACGACCCCTGTCTCTGCGACCAGCTTGTTTCAAGCCTTTTTCAATGACATCAAACTCACTAGGTACGAAAGAGAAATCAATCTCTCCTGTCATCTTATCGGCTCTTTCAACTCGAATGCGAATCTGCTGTCCCACACGGAAAGTTGTACCCGATTTCTCTCCACGGAGTGTCAAATCACGCTCATTGAAATGATAAAATTCAGGTAGGTTAGTGATGTGAATCAAGCCTTCAACTGTATTTGGCAATTCAACAAAGAGACCGAACTTGACGATGCTGGATACAACTGCGTCGTACTCTTCACCCACGTATTCTTCCATGTATTCAGCCTTTTTCATGGCTTCTACTTCACGCTCTGCCTCGATGGCACGACGTTCACGGTTGGAAGACTGGGTTGCAATCTCTGGAATCACTTGTTCAAAATGCTCTGCTATTTCCTTGGAACGACCATAGTCCCGAATCATACGGTGGACAAGGAGGTCTGGATAACGGCGAATCGGACTGGTGAAATGAGTGTAATAGTTAGCAGCAAGACCATAGTGACCATGATTGTGCTCTGAATAGCGAGCCTGTTGCATGGAACGGAGAAGCATCATGGATAATACATCCGCATAGGGTTCTCCCTCAACCGCACGCATGATATCTTGAAGGGCCTCCTGACTAATTTCGCTAGCAGTTCCATAAATTCGCAATCCAAAGCTCGAAGCGTAATCAATAAACTTTTGCACCTTTTCAGCCTTGGGCTCCTCGTGAATCCGATAAATGAAAGGGAGGTCCAGCTTGCTAAAGTGCTCTGCAACTGTTTCGTTTGCAATCAGCATAAAGGACTCGATCATCCGTTCAGCAACGCCACGTTGACGGAGGACAATATCCACAGGCTTGCCTTTTTTATCCACCAAAATCTTTGCTTCGCTGGTATCAAAATTAAGGGCACCACGTTTCTCACGCATGCTTTCTAGCCTTTCATGAAGCTTGGCCATTAATTCGATACTAGGAACAATTTTCTTAAACTCCTGTCTCTTTTCCTCATCGCCAGCTAGGATGTCATTGACAGCGCTATAGGTCATACGAAAACTAGTCTTGATAACCGTTTGGGTAATGGTGTAGTTGACTACACAACCATGTTTATCAATTTCCATAATGGCAGACTGGGTCAGGCGGTCAACTTGTGGATTGAGAGAGCAGATGCCATTTGACAAACGCTTTGGAAGCATTGGAACCACTCGGTCTGTTACATAGACAGAAGTTGCGCGGTTAAGGGCTTCCTTGTCAAGGGCAGAGCCCTCAGTCACATAGTAGGAAACATCCGCGATGTGAACTCCGAGTTCCATATTGCCATTTTTCAAAGGCTTGATGTGAACTGCATCGTCCAAGTCCTTGGCATCCGCTCCGTCAATGGTAAAGGTAAGCTCATCTCTTAAATCAAGACGCCCTTCCATATCCTTTTGAGACGGAGTATCTGGTACACTTTCTGCCTCCTTGAGAACAGCCTCTGGAAATTCAGAGACAATATCCATAGACTCTAAAACTTCCAAGACATCAATCCCAGCATCTGTCGAGTGTCCAACTACATCCAGTACACTAGCGACAAAGAAATCGTGTTTTCTACTTGGGTATTTGTCGATAAAGACCTTGAGAACCTCTGTCCCTTCAAGTTTGAGGGCTGGTTTCTTAACATAGATTGGTTGGCTGATTTTCTGATTTTTTGAACGGATGTAGCCCGCATACTTGGGTTTTTCCTGATCCAGAACGATTTGCCCGACAACGGTTGTCAAACTGTGTTCTAGGATATCGATAATCTTAGCTTCGGCAGCTGTTCCCTTGTTACGATCAGCAACTTTTTTGATGACCACCTCAACGGTATCGCCATCAATGGCATAGTTGACATCGTTTTTTCCTACAAAAAGGT
This window harbors:
- the tehB gene encoding SAM-dependent methyltransferase TehB, yielding MEKLIAYKRMPLWNKQTMPEAVQQKHNTKVGTWGKITVLKGALKFIELTEDGEVLAEHLFEAGADNPMAQPQAWHRVEAATDDVEWYLEFYCKPEDYFPKKYQTNPVHSEVLEAMQTVKPGRALDLGCGQGRNSLFLAQNGFDVTAVDQNELSLEILQSIVEQEDLDMPVGLYDINSASISRDYDFIVSTVVLMFLQADRIPAIIQNMQQHTTVGGYNLIVCAMDTEDYPCSVNFPFTFKEGELADYYKDWELVKYNENPGHLHRRDENGNRIQLRFATMLAKKVK
- the smpB gene encoding SsrA-binding protein SmpB; translation: MAKGEGKVVAQNKKAHHDYTIVDTLEAGMVLTGTEIKSVRAARINLKDGFAQVKNGEVWLSNVHIAPYEEGNIWNQEPERRRKLLLHKKQIQKLEQETKGTGMTLVPLKVYLKDGYAKLLLGLAKGKHDYDKRESIKRREQNRDIARVMKAVNQR
- the rnr gene encoding ribonuclease R, which produces MKDKIKEYLQEKGRVTVNDLAQALGKDGSKDFRELIKTLSLMERKHQIRFEDDGSLCLDQKKKHEITLKGIFHAHKNGFGFVSLEGEEDDLFVGKNDVNYAIDGDTVEVVIKKVADRNKGTAAEAKIIDILEHSLTTVVGQIVLDQEKPKYAGYIRSKNQKISQPIYVKKPALKLEGTEVLKVFIDKYPSRKHDFFVASVLDVVGHSTDAGIDVLEVLESMDIVSEFPEAVLKEAESVPDTPSQKDMEGRLDLRDELTFTIDGADAKDLDDAVHIKPLKNGNMELGVHIADVSYYVTEGSALDKEALNRATSVYVTDRVVPMLPKRLSNGICSLNPQVDRLTQSAIMEIDKHGCVVNYTITQTVIKTSFRMTYSAVNDILAGDEEKRQEFKKIVPSIELMAKLHERLESMREKRGALNFDTSEAKILVDKKGKPVDIVLRQRGVAERMIESFMLIANETVAEHFSKLDLPFIYRIHEEPKAEKVQKFIDYASSFGLRIYGTASEISQEALQDIMRAVEGEPYADVLSMMLLRSMQQARYSEHNHGHYGLAANYYTHFTSPIRRYPDLLVHRMIRDYGRSKEIAEHFEQVIPEIATQSSNRERRAIEAEREVEAMKKAEYMEEYVGEEYDAVVSSIVKFGLFVELPNTVEGLIHITNLPEFYHFNERDLTLRGEKSGTTFRVGQQIRIRVERADKMTGEIDFSFVPSEFDVIEKGLKQAGRRDRGRGSSRRSDKKEDKRKSGRSNDKQKHSQKDRKKKGKKPFYKEVAKKGAKHGKGRGKGRRTK